TCCCACTCCCTGCCCGCCGACGTGCCTGCGCTCCCGATCTTCGCCCGCCAACCTGCCGACCGGGCGGTCGGGGTCTGCTGACCGGATGGGCCTATCCGGTCAGAATGTACCAGCGGGTTCCCGGTCGGCTTCCGGCTCACCCTCGGTGCCCGGTGCGGGTGAGGCCGGCGCCGGTCCGCGTCCCGCCGCGCCCGGTTCCGGATCCGGATCCGGATCCGAGGGACCCTCCAGCGCCAGCCTGTGGGCCAGCCGGGCCAGCGGCCGGGGCGCCCACCAGGCGGCGCCGCCGAGCAGCGCGAGCACCGCCGGCACCAGCAGTCCTCGTACGATCGTGGCGTCCACGGCGATCGCGATCAGCATCCCGAGGCCGATCAGCTTCATGAACTTCAGCCCGCTCAGCGCGAACGCGCCCACCACCACGGCGAGCAGCAGGGCGGCGGCACTGATCAGCCCGCCGGTACGCCCGAGACCGATCACCACCGCCTCCTTCGCCGACGCGCCCGCCCGGTAGGCCTCGGCGATCCGGGAGAGCAGGAACAGCTCGTAGTCGGTGGACAGGCCGAACAGCACCGCCAGCATCAGCACCGGGATGGACGCGTCGATCGGCCCGGCCTCGGTGTTCAGCAGGCCGATCAGGTGGCCGTCCTGGAAGATCCACACCACGGCGCCGAACGACGCGGTGAGCGACAGCGCCGAGAGGACGACCGCCTTCACGGGTACGACGACCGACCCGAACGCCAGGAACAACAGCACCAGGACCGCCCCCGCGAGCACGGCGAGCATCCACGGCAGCCGGTCGCCGATGGCCTGCAGCGTGTCGACCAGCGACGCGGTGGGCCCGCCGACCAGCACCTCGTCCACCCCGGCCGGCGGCGCCAGGTCGCGCACCTTGCGTACGGCAGCCTGCGCGGCCTCGCCCTGCGGGTCGCCGTCGACCTGCGCGGCGAGCACCACCCGGTCACCCTTGCCCCCGAGCGGGGCGACCTGTCCCATGCCGGGGACCGCCGAGACGTCCGCGGCGAACTCCCGCACCGCCTGTTGCCCCGGCGCGCGGCCGTCGGTACCGACGAGGACCACCTGGGCGGCGTCGGTGGACGCGGCCGGCAGCCGGTCGCGGACCTGTTCGGTGGCCGTACGCACCGGGTTGCCCTTGGGCAGCACCGACGCGTCCACCTCGGCGTACTCCGCCCGCAGGAACGGCGTACCCGCGAGCAGCAGCGCGCCGATCACGACCACCGCCACCAGCGCGGGCTGCCGCATCACCGCCCGGCCGACCCGGCCCCAGCCGCGTTCGGTCCGGACCGCCGGCCGCGCGTGCCGGCCGGTGGGCCGGGGGCGGTCGCCGGCCCTCCGTCCCCACGGGACCGCCAGCGCGTCGACCCGGTAGCCCAGGACGGCGAGCAAGGCGGGCAGCACGGTGACGGCGGTCAGCGCGGCCACGACGACCGCCGCGATCCCGCCCAGCCCGATCGAGCGCAGCATTCCCTGCGGGAACACCAGCAGCCCGGACAACGCCGCGGCCACGGTGAGTCCGGAGACCAGGACGGTGCGGCCGGAGGTGCGCATCGCCACCGCCAGCGCGGCCCGGACGCGTTCCCGGTCGGCGTTACGGTCGGCGTCCTTGTCACCGCTACGCCCGCCGGCGGCCGCGCCCGCTCCGGTGTGCAACTCCTCCCGGAACCGGCTGACCATGAACAACCCGTAGTCGATGGCCAGGCCGAGGCCCAGCAGCGTCACGATGTTCATCGCGAACACCGACACGTCGGTGAACGCCGAGAGCACCCACAGCACGCCGAGCGCCCCGACGATGCCGATCCCGCCCACGACCAGCGGCAGGCAGGCCGCGACCAGGCCGCCGAAGACCACCACGAGCAGGACCATCAGGACGGGGAACGACACGAGTTCGGCCCGCTTCAGGTCACTCTCGGTCTGCGCGTTGACCGCGACCCCCATCGCCGTAGCGCCGCTGAACCGTACGGTCAGGCCCCGCACGCCGTACGTCGCGCCGGCCTTGCCGTCGAGCTCCCGCTGCACGGCCTCCCAGTCGGCCAGCTGGTCGCCCTGGCCGGTGACCCGCAGCCGGATGCCCACCGCGGCGGTACGCCCGTCGCGGGACAGCTGCGCCGGCTGCTGCCACCAGCCGGTCGCTCCGGCCACCTTCGCGGCGGGCAGGCCGGCGACCTTCCGCTGGACGGCGCGGACGGTCGCGGGGTCGCGCAGCGACTGGCCCGCGGGCACCGTGTAGACGGCGAGGGCGTCCACGCCGTGGTCGCCGAGCGCCTTGGCCGCGGCGGCGTTCGCGCGGACGGACTCGCTGCCGGGCACGTCGTACCCACCCTGGTCGAGCCTGCTGGTGAGCGTCGTCGACGCGACTCCGGCGAGCACCGCGAGGGCTGCCGCCACCGAGAGAATCCACCAGCGACGTCGCACGACCAGCCCCGCCCAGCGTGCGAGCATGGATACCTCCGGAATGCGGAAAATGTGACGATCCTAAACTTGCTAATGGATCGTAACGAATGACGAGGTGACCAACGACATGAGAGCGGCCACATCCGCGAGTGGTCCCCATCCGTCCTCGTCCGCTCACCCCGTGGACCCTGAGAACCCCGTGAACCCCGTGAACCCTGGGAACCCTGCCTCGGACGCCCGGCCGAGCCGCCGGGAGCTGCGCCGGCGAGAGCTCCTCGCCGACATCGGCGCCGCCGTCCGCGCGCTGACCGTCGCCGAGGGACAGCCGGCGGTGACCATGGCCGCGGTCGCCGCCCGGCTGGGAGTCACCGCGCCCGCCCTCTACCGCTACGCGCCGCAGGGCCGCGGCGGGCTGCTCGACCTGGGCTGTGCGTCGGTCGCGCACGAGGTCAGCGCGGCCCTGCGCGACCACCGGGCCTCACTCGGACCCGACCCGCTCGACCAGGCGGTCGGCATCTGCCGGGCGTTCCGTCGCTGGTCACTGGACCACCGCGCGGAGTTCGCCCTGCTCTTCGCGCACCCGGCCGACCACCTCAACCAGCTCACACTCCGCTCCGACGACGACACCGACGGGGGCGTGCGGGCCGAGGTGATCGAGGCCGTCCACGACCTCGCCTGGGTGTTCGAGGAGACGATGCTGAGGCTGTGGGCCGCTCGCGCGTTCGACGTACCCGCCGACGGGACGCTGCCCGCGGCGCTGCGTACCAGCCTCACCGGCTACCGCGACGAGGTGCTCACCCGCGCCCGGGCGGCCGGCATCGCCGTCGACTCGATTCCGGTGGCCGCGATCTCGCTGCTGTTGCAGTGCTGGGTCCGGGTGTACGGCCTGATCTCGCTGGAGACGTTCGGGCACCTGGCCCACATCGGCGGTGACCCCGAGCCGTTGTTCGAGTCCGTACTCGAGGAGCTGACCCGCTTCGCCGGCGCGGCTCCCACCCGCACGCCCGGGCCCGAAGCCACGCCCGAAGCCACAGCCACAACCACAACCGCAGCCACACCCGAAGCCTGAGCGCCGCCGGGATCAGTCCTCGACGCTGCCTCCGAGTACGAGGGCGAGCGTCGCCCCGGCCCCCTCGGCCAGCCGGACCGGCACGCCCCAGTCCTGCTGGTGGATGTGGCACATCGGGTGCTCGGCGTCCACGTCGCAGCTGGCCGCGGTGGCTGCCACGTGCAGCACGCCGTCGCCGACAGCGGCGTCCAGGACCAGCCGCCGGGAAAGTTCGGTGCCGCTGCCCTCGCCCTCGCGCAGCAACGCCGGCGGGGTCGCGGACACGTACAGCCGGGTCGCCGGCCCCGCGGTGTCGTCCAGCTTCTGCCCAGGCGGCGGCTCGAACTCCACCAGCAGCTCCACCGCACCGGGCGCGACGGTCGTCACCGGGCGCTGGGTCTGGTGGGCAAACTCGCGTACGGACCCCACCTGCCCGCCGAGCGGGAATCTCGCCACCCGGTGCGCGGCGGACTCCACCACGACCAGCGTGTCCCCGTCGACCACGGCACCGCTCGGCTCGGCCAGGCCGGCGAGCAGCGTGGCCACGGTGTTCGCCGCGGGGTCGTACCGGCGGACCGCGCCGTTGTAGGTGTCGAGGACCGCGACCGAGTCGTCGGGCAGCATCGTCACCCCGAGCGGGTGCTGCAGCAACGCCTGCCCGGCCGGACCGTCCCGCAGGCCGAAGTCGAACAGCCCGGTGCCCACGACCGTGTGCACCTCGCCGTCCTCGACGTAGCGCAGGGCGGAGGTCTCGGCGTCGGCC
This Actinopolymorpha cephalotaxi DNA region includes the following protein-coding sequences:
- a CDS encoding TetR/AcrR family transcriptional regulator, whose amino-acid sequence is MNPGNPASDARPSRRELRRRELLADIGAAVRALTVAEGQPAVTMAAVAARLGVTAPALYRYAPQGRGGLLDLGCASVAHEVSAALRDHRASLGPDPLDQAVGICRAFRRWSLDHRAEFALLFAHPADHLNQLTLRSDDDTDGGVRAEVIEAVHDLAWVFEETMLRLWAARAFDVPADGTLPAALRTSLTGYRDEVLTRARAAGIAVDSIPVAAISLLLQCWVRVYGLISLETFGHLAHIGGDPEPLFESVLEELTRFAGAAPTRTPGPEATPEATATTTTAATPEA
- a CDS encoding MMPL family transporter encodes the protein MLARWAGLVVRRRWWILSVAAALAVLAGVASTTLTSRLDQGGYDVPGSESVRANAAAAKALGDHGVDALAVYTVPAGQSLRDPATVRAVQRKVAGLPAAKVAGATGWWQQPAQLSRDGRTAAVGIRLRVTGQGDQLADWEAVQRELDGKAGATYGVRGLTVRFSGATAMGVAVNAQTESDLKRAELVSFPVLMVLLVVVFGGLVAACLPLVVGGIGIVGALGVLWVLSAFTDVSVFAMNIVTLLGLGLAIDYGLFMVSRFREELHTGAGAAAGGRSGDKDADRNADRERVRAALAVAMRTSGRTVLVSGLTVAAALSGLLVFPQGMLRSIGLGGIAAVVVAALTAVTVLPALLAVLGYRVDALAVPWGRRAGDRPRPTGRHARPAVRTERGWGRVGRAVMRQPALVAVVVIGALLLAGTPFLRAEYAEVDASVLPKGNPVRTATEQVRDRLPAASTDAAQVVLVGTDGRAPGQQAVREFAADVSAVPGMGQVAPLGGKGDRVVLAAQVDGDPQGEAAQAAVRKVRDLAPPAGVDEVLVGGPTASLVDTLQAIGDRLPWMLAVLAGAVLVLLFLAFGSVVVPVKAVVLSALSLTASFGAVVWIFQDGHLIGLLNTEAGPIDASIPVLMLAVLFGLSTDYELFLLSRIAEAYRAGASAKEAVVIGLGRTGGLISAAALLLAVVVGAFALSGLKFMKLIGLGMLIAIAVDATIVRGLLVPAVLALLGGAAWWAPRPLARLAHRLALEGPSDPDPDPEPGAAGRGPAPASPAPGTEGEPEADREPAGTF